The following coding sequences lie in one Mustelus asterias chromosome 8, sMusAst1.hap1.1, whole genome shotgun sequence genomic window:
- the LOC144497084 gene encoding uncharacterized protein LOC144497084, whose protein sequence is MGEKPFTCEVYEKSFSSSNYFHKHQQTLTREQQFKCEVCDKSFSTSGNLCKHQRLHTGEKPFKCEVCEKSFSTSGNLCKHQHTHTGEKPFTCAVCANSFSTSASLRIHQRIHTGEKPFRCEVCDKSFSTSSNRLVHQRVHTGEKPFKCEICSKSFAKSTRLLTHQRIHTGDKPFRCEVCEKSFIQLSDLLTHRWIHTAEKPFKCKVCNRAFAKSSMLMKHQSIHTGEKPFKCEVCEKSFSESSNLHRHRRIHTGERPFKCEVCSKSFSRSSHFRVHQRLHTGEKPFQCELCNKGFAQLSGLLNHRLIHTGEKPFTCDVCDKSFSQSSSLHVHQRIHTGEKPFPCKVCDKSFLTSSEFCKHQRTHTGEKPFTCKVCEKSFSDSSNLCRHQRIHTREKPRVK, encoded by the coding sequence ATGGGCGAAAAACCATTCACGTGCGAGGTGTATGAGAAATCATTCTCATCATCAAACTACTTCCATAAACACCAACAGACTCTCACGAGGGAGCAACAGTTTAAGTGTgaagtgtgtgacaaatcattctcaacaTCAGGCAACCTCTGTAAACATCAACgtcttcacacaggggagaaaccgttcaagtGTGAAGTGTGTGAAAAATCATTCTCGACATCAGGTAACCTCTGCAAACatcaacacactcacacaggggagaaaccattcacgtgTGCAGTGTGTGCAAATTCATTCTCAACATCAGCGAGCCTTCGcatacaccaacgcattcacactggggagaaaccattccggtgcgaggtgtgtgacaaatcattctctacATCATCAAATCGCCTTGTTCATCAGagggttcacacaggggagaaaccattcaagtgTGAGATTTGCAGTAAATCTTTCGCAAAATCTACAAGACTCCTGACACACCAGAGGATTCACACAGGGGACAAACCCTTCAGGTGTGAGGTTTGTGAGAAGTCTTTCATCCAATTGTCTGATCTCCTGACACACCGGTGGATTCACACAGCGGAGAAACCCTTCAAATGCAAGGTGTGTAACCGAGCCTTCGCAAAGTCATCTATGCTCATGAAACACCAaagcattcacactggagagaaaccgtttaagtgtgaggtgtgtgagaaATCGTTCTCAGAATCATCGAATCTCCACAGACACCGAcgcatccacactggggagaggccattcaaatGTGAAGTGTGCAGCAAATCATTCTCGCGGTCATCTCACTTTCGTGTACACCAACgccttcacacaggggagaaaccattccagTGTGAGCTATGTAATAAGGGATTTGCACAATTATCAGGCTTGTTAAATCACCGgctcattcacacaggggagaagccattcacgtgTGATGTGTGCGACAAATCATTCTCTCAGTCATCGAGCCTCCACGTgcaccaacgtattcacactggggaaaaaccATTCCCTTGtaaggtgtgtgacaaatcattcttgaCATCTTCGGAATTTTGCaaacaccaacgcactcacactggagagaaaccgttCACATGTAAGGTGTGTGAGAAATCATTCTCGGATTCATCGAATCTCTGCAGACACCAACGCATTCATACACGAGAGAAACCTCGTGTGAAGTGA